In Candidatus Nanopelagicales bacterium, the following are encoded in one genomic region:
- a CDS encoding ferredoxin family protein, whose translation MTYVITQPCVDLKDRACVDECPVDCIYEGDRMLYIHPDECVDCGACEPVCPVEAIFYEDDVPDEYTPYTDANAEFFTGIPDSDLGGAAKHGPWEKDVPLVTALPPQEHDE comes from the coding sequence ATGACCTACGTCATCACCCAGCCCTGTGTTGACCTCAAGGACAGGGCTTGCGTGGATGAATGTCCGGTGGATTGCATCTATGAGGGCGACCGCATGCTCTACATCCACCCTGATGAGTGCGTCGACTGCGGCGCCTGCGAACCGGTATGTCCCGTGGAGGCGATCTTCTACGAAGACGACGTTCCGGACGAGTACACGCCATACACCGACGCCAACGCGGAGTTCTTCACAGGAATCCCCGATTCCGACCTCGGCGGCGCGGCCAAGCATGGGCCATGGGAGAAGGACGTTCCTCTCGTGACTGCCCTGCCGCCGCAGGAACACGACGAGTGA